The Flavobacteriales bacterium genome contains the following window.
TGTTCGTGCACTCGGCGACATGCTCTTCCAAGGCGGCCGCGCGCAGCGCCTGCCAGTCGATGGCGCTGTCGTCGGTCCCTGTCACTGGTGCCCCGCTCAGGGATGGTGTGTCCAGCATGCCGTTCCTTGTTCCTTCCACCACCAACGCATCGTAAGGGCGAACGAACCAATGCTTGGCTGTCTCCCAGGCACTTCCTCGTGCAATGATCTCCTTCACCACGGGGCTGGCCATGCTAAGGTCATCAGCGTGCCGCACCAAGTAGTCCGGCACGGGCAATGTGGTGGTATCGCCTGTCATCAAACGCTGATGCACGCGGTACAGCGAGGGTGAAGGGTTGTACTCCAAGAAGCACGAGAGCTCCGTGCCACGTCGCCCGGGCGTTCCCCCGAACCAGCTTGGCGAGAGCATGATGGCCAACTTGGCCTTGGAAAGCTCTGACCCGGCGCTGATCAATTGGCTGTGGATCGCGAAGCACTGGTTGCCATCGTGCCCGATCGCCAGCAGCGGCCGCCCCAAACGCTCGTTGAAGAAATTGACGGGCTTGGCAGGATGGTCTTTGGTCGTCAATTCCGAGGAGCCGAACAGAACGATGCTCGAACCATCGGAGAGCGCGCCTGCCAGCAAAGAGGACAAGAACGGCTCGCGCGCGTAGGTGTCCACATGGCCATGCAAAGGCAGCGTGAGTACGGTGGATACTTCGACGTTCTCCGGTTGCAGGATCTCCGTTGATACCGAGATCGCACCAACGATGCAGGACGCCAGCAGGAACGCCGTTCCGTGTTCCCGCCAACCGCTGACCGGTGCGCCGTTCATGCCGTCTTTTTCTGCACGTATTCCAACAGGGTCAGCACACTTTGGAAGTGCTGTTTGTTGATGTCCACGAACGGGATACTGATGCCGAACGCACCTTCGAGCGCCACCGCCAGATCGACCGCACCAACGCTGTCGAGGATGTTCTGTTCCAAGAGCGCATCATCGTCGTTCACGGAGCGGAACACGACATTCTCCACTTCCTGCTTGATGATGGTCTTCGCGGCTTCAGCGTCCATGTGGTCCAATGCCGCTAATATCCTGGGCGGCTGGCGAATGTACCGTCCATCGACTACGGCCGCTGGACCGAGGAGTCCCCCTTCGGTAGCTCGAGCCGGTCGTTGGTGCGGTCAATGTCCGCCGCGCGTAACGTGGGGTCCGTGCTTACGCTCAGCACACGGCGCTTCTTCGGCACGGCAACGGTGAATTCGTAGGTCTTGTGGGTCCACGTCCATGGCTTCACGCTCGAAAAAGCGTACGGCTCGCTACCAGCCGGTTTTTCGCCCAACATGAGGGAGAGCGGCACATGCACCACCGCACGGCTGCTGTCGTCGAAGAGCACTTCGACATCAACGGGCATCAGTTGTTCCCCGATGCGCGACAACGTCACCTTCACGCTGTCCTTCTTCTGTTCGATGCCCGATACGGCGTAGTCCAAGGTCCGCGTCGTGTTCATCCACTCATCGAAGTACCAGTCCAGTTCAAGCCCGCTTCGTTTCTCCATCACGCGCTTCACGTCGATGGGCTCGGGGTGCTTGAAGGCACAGGCCGTCCACAGATCGAGAAGCCCCGCGTGAACGGTCTTGTCCCCGATCACCGTACCGAGCTGGTGCAGGAACATCTCGCCCTTCGAGTAGGCCGATGTGCCGTAAGCGTGGTTGGTCAGGAAGTGATCGGCGTGAACGCTGAGCGGCTCATCCCTTCCGCTTTTCACCAGGTCGAAGTAACCCTTGTACGCGTCAAGGTGCGGATCGCCCGTGCCTCCGAACAAATGGCGCATTACCTCGCTGCTGGCATACTCCGTGAAGCCTTCGTCCATCCACGCGAACCGCCCTTCATTGCTGGCCAGCACACCGTAGTACCAACTGTGTACGCTCTCGTGCACGCTTACCCCCACCAAGCTGCCCAAACGGCGCTTGCCGGTGATGAGGGTCAACATCGGATACTCCATACCGCCATCGCCGCCTTGCACGAAGGAGTATTGCGGCCACGGGTACTTTCCAAAGTGCTCGCTCATGTACGTGAAGCTCTTGGCCATGTATCCGGGCAATTGCTTCCAGGTGTTATTGAACTCAGTGTCTCCGGGCTGGTAGAAGAAGTGTAGCAGGGGGCCGTTGGGAAATTCCAGTTGCTCGTGCACGAAATCGGGGTCGGCCGCCCAAGCGAAGTCGTGCACGTTCTCCGCCTTGAAATGCCAGGTCAGCTTGTCCCCCGTCGCACGGAGCATGTTGTCCTTCACTGCATAGCCATGACCCACGGCGGTCGGGTTCAGGAGCACGCCGGTGGCTGCCACGGTGAACGAACTGTCCAGCGTCATCTTCACGTCGAAATCGCCCCAAACGCCATGGAACTCCCGTCCCACATAGGGTATGGCGTGCCAGCCGTGGTGGTCGTATTCGGCAAGTTTGGGGTACCACTGTGCCATGCTGTAGCTGATGCCCTCGGCGTTGTCCCTTCCGCTGCGCCGGACCTGTTTGGGTACTTGGCCATGGAACGTAT
Protein-coding sequences here:
- a CDS encoding acyl carrier protein codes for the protein MDAEAAKTIIKQEVENVVFRSVNDDDALLEQNILDSVGAVDLAVALEGAFGISIPFVDINKQHFQSVLTLLEYVQKKTA
- a CDS encoding M1 family metallopeptidase, whose amino-acid sequence is MLHLHFSRALPLAALVLPSLLNAQCDRWQQRVSYRMNVDLDVRTHRFTGAADVDYWNNSPDTLKEVYFHLYFNAFQPGSEMDMRSRTIEDPDGRVLDRISKLAAEEQGLLVVDQLEQVGATAALDPRGTVLKVKLPNALAPGSKTTLTYTFHGQVPKQVRRSGRDNAEGISYSMAQWYPKLAEYDHHGWHAIPYVGREFHGVWGDFDVKMTLDSSFTVAATGVLLNPTAVGHGYAVKDNMLRATGDKLTWHFKAENVHDFAWAADPDFVHEQLEFPNGPLLHFFYQPGDTEFNNTWKQLPGYMAKSFTYMSEHFGKYPWPQYSFVQGGDGGMEYPMLTLITGKRRLGSLVGVSVHESVHSWYYGVLASNEGRFAWMDEGFTEYASSEVMRHLFGGTGDPHLDAYKGYFDLVKSGRDEPLSVHADHFLTNHAYGTSAYSKGEMFLHQLGTVIGDKTVHAGLLDLWTACAFKHPEPIDVKRVMEKRSGLELDWYFDEWMNTTRTLDYAVSGIEQKKDSVKVTLSRIGEQLMPVDVEVLFDDSSRAVVHVPLSLMLGEKPAGSEPYAFSSVKPWTWTHKTYEFTVAVPKKRRVLSVSTDPTLRAADIDRTNDRLELPKGDSSVQRP